In the genome of Tautonia marina, one region contains:
- a CDS encoding PSD1 and planctomycete cytochrome C domain-containing protein has protein sequence MHFRSCIPYVCLVILGCQQAYGVTDDQAANDFFESEIRPLLVEQCLSCHGDEKPKGGLAFTSRQAILEGGHSGPAAEPGQPDASFLIEVVGYDSEPRMPPKGKLSDGEIEALTRWIELGIPWPDDSEPGPSPAESVDSIETAVAAHWAFQPVRSVTPPTIRNPERARTPIDQFILDRLDAEGLALAPEADRRTLIRRLSVHLTGLPPTPAEVDAFVRDDSPDAYDRLVDRLLDSPRFGEHWARKWLDVARYSDTKGYVYAREESSWVHARSYRDWVIRALNEDLPYDRFLLLQVAADQVADDPSDLAAMGFLTLGRRFLGVKHDIIDDRIDVVTRGMLGMTVACARCHDHKYDPIPTADYYGLYGVFRNSAELLVPAFEATERGGASASFEQELQARRAALQERLASERAAAADRVRERLTEYLLAQFSPGKYPDEAFSQILTPNDLIPASVHRWQETLDRAERTGDPIFRAWHEFTRLPETEFSDRAEEISKALAGEWADEVNPLVAIAFQDPPTDREDVAAHYGALFEEVMTAWKEQLAEAEALGSARPEGLEDPNAEAIRRVLFGPDSPCEVPDEALVNIEFFFPTQTTSELWKLQGEVDRWLIQSAEAPPYATILVDREATIEPRVFRRGNSASPGEVVPRRFLQAIAGTDAEPFQDGSGRLELAQAIVDPTNPLTARVAVNRVWMGYFGEGLVRSPGDFGTRAEPPSHPELLDWLASRFMAEGWSVKDLHRQIVRSATYRQSARGPSDPAIVARAEQVDPENRLLWRMPVHRLTFEELRDGLLSVSGSLEERLGGAAEPMFSAPFSTRRTVYGKVDRENLPSILRVFDFANPDLLIPQRSETTVPQQALFFLNHPFLLERARELASRPEVLGVDEGAERVRRLYHRVYQREPTTAQIEASLALVRAAKEEPADRGSQTSRDWQYGYGRLDEDSGRVVDFQPLPFFSGTAWQGGSSWPDGSLGWLQLTAEGGHPGNDRSHAVVRRWVAPKETTIRIQSTLIHEVARGDGIRGFVSASHAGLIAKAEVHDDQAHLNVEALPVKAGDTIDFVVDLRETLNSNQFLWAPVLTDVNSQDALTWDAKVDFSGNGIERLGPWEQLAQVLLMANEFTFVD, from the coding sequence ATGCATTTTCGAAGTTGCATTCCGTACGTCTGCCTGGTCATTCTTGGATGTCAGCAGGCGTACGGCGTTACGGACGATCAGGCAGCGAACGATTTTTTCGAGTCAGAAATCCGCCCGCTCCTGGTTGAGCAGTGCCTTTCGTGTCATGGAGACGAAAAGCCCAAGGGAGGCCTGGCATTTACGAGTCGGCAAGCGATTCTCGAAGGGGGGCACTCGGGACCTGCCGCTGAGCCGGGACAACCCGACGCAAGTTTTCTGATCGAGGTCGTGGGGTATGATTCGGAGCCGAGGATGCCTCCGAAGGGGAAGCTCTCTGACGGCGAGATCGAAGCGCTCACTCGGTGGATCGAATTGGGGATTCCCTGGCCGGACGATTCGGAGCCGGGGCCGTCTCCTGCGGAGTCGGTCGACTCGATTGAAACGGCGGTGGCGGCGCACTGGGCGTTTCAACCGGTTCGATCGGTCACTCCTCCCACGATTCGGAATCCGGAGCGAGCGCGGACGCCAATCGATCAATTCATCCTCGATCGGCTCGATGCGGAAGGGCTGGCACTCGCCCCCGAAGCGGATCGGCGAACGTTGATTCGGCGTCTCTCGGTCCATTTGACGGGCCTTCCACCGACACCGGCTGAGGTCGATGCGTTTGTTCGGGACGATTCACCCGACGCTTATGATCGCCTCGTCGATCGTTTGCTCGACTCGCCGCGATTCGGCGAGCACTGGGCCAGGAAGTGGCTGGATGTTGCCCGGTATTCCGACACCAAAGGGTATGTGTATGCCCGAGAAGAGTCGTCGTGGGTTCATGCCCGCTCGTATCGGGATTGGGTGATTCGAGCGCTGAATGAGGATTTGCCCTACGATCGGTTTCTGTTGCTGCAGGTGGCCGCCGATCAGGTGGCGGACGACCCGAGTGATCTGGCGGCGATGGGATTTTTGACCCTGGGCAGGCGATTTCTCGGTGTCAAACACGACATCATCGACGATCGGATCGACGTGGTCACGCGCGGGATGCTTGGAATGACCGTCGCGTGTGCTCGATGTCATGATCATAAATATGATCCGATTCCGACCGCCGATTACTACGGTCTTTATGGGGTTTTCCGGAACTCGGCAGAGCTATTGGTCCCGGCGTTCGAGGCGACGGAACGCGGGGGTGCGAGCGCATCCTTCGAGCAGGAATTGCAAGCCCGACGAGCCGCGCTTCAAGAGCGGCTGGCCAGCGAGCGGGCAGCAGCGGCCGATCGTGTTCGGGAACGGCTGACGGAATATCTGCTCGCCCAGTTCTCTCCTGGAAAGTATCCGGATGAAGCTTTCAGCCAGATTCTCACACCCAATGATCTGATTCCTGCGTCGGTCCATCGATGGCAGGAAACACTGGATCGGGCAGAGAGAACGGGAGATCCCATCTTTCGAGCCTGGCACGAATTCACCCGGTTGCCCGAAACGGAGTTCAGCGATCGGGCGGAAGAAATCAGCAAGGCCCTCGCCGGGGAGTGGGCCGATGAGGTCAATCCGTTGGTGGCGATCGCCTTTCAGGACCCACCGACGGATCGGGAGGACGTGGCAGCACACTACGGGGCACTGTTCGAGGAGGTGATGACGGCCTGGAAGGAACAACTGGCAGAGGCAGAAGCCCTCGGCTCGGCGCGACCGGAGGGGCTGGAGGACCCGAATGCGGAGGCCATTCGTCGGGTCCTATTTGGTCCGGACTCTCCCTGCGAGGTTCCCGATGAAGCCCTGGTGAATATTGAATTTTTCTTCCCGACGCAAACGACCTCGGAGCTCTGGAAGTTGCAGGGGGAGGTCGATCGGTGGCTGATTCAATCGGCAGAGGCCCCGCCTTACGCCACGATCCTGGTCGATCGGGAAGCCACCATTGAGCCGAGGGTGTTTCGGAGAGGGAACTCGGCAAGCCCGGGAGAGGTGGTGCCGCGACGGTTTTTGCAGGCGATTGCAGGGACCGACGCCGAACCGTTCCAGGACGGGAGCGGACGCCTGGAACTGGCGCAAGCAATTGTCGATCCAACGAACCCTCTGACGGCTCGGGTCGCGGTCAACCGGGTCTGGATGGGCTATTTCGGAGAGGGGCTCGTGCGATCTCCGGGAGACTTTGGCACTCGGGCAGAGCCGCCGAGTCATCCCGAGTTGCTGGACTGGCTCGCGTCGCGGTTCATGGCCGAGGGCTGGAGTGTGAAGGACCTCCATCGGCAGATCGTACGATCGGCAACGTATCGGCAATCGGCTCGAGGACCGAGCGATCCGGCGATCGTGGCTCGGGCCGAGCAGGTTGATCCGGAGAACCGGCTGCTCTGGAGGATGCCGGTACATCGCCTAACCTTCGAGGAGTTGCGCGATGGCTTGCTGAGTGTGTCGGGATCGCTCGAGGAACGGCTCGGAGGCGCCGCGGAACCCATGTTTTCGGCTCCGTTCTCGACCCGAAGAACCGTTTACGGGAAAGTGGATCGAGAAAACCTGCCGAGTATTCTTCGTGTTTTTGATTTTGCAAATCCAGATTTGCTCATTCCACAACGATCGGAGACGACGGTCCCCCAGCAGGCACTGTTCTTCCTGAACCATCCCTTTCTGCTGGAACGTGCCAGGGAACTGGCGAGTCGGCCTGAGGTGCTCGGGGTGGATGAGGGAGCGGAGCGGGTTCGCCGACTTTACCACCGGGTCTATCAGCGTGAGCCGACCACGGCGCAGATTGAAGCGTCGCTGGCGCTGGTGCGAGCGGCGAAGGAGGAGCCGGCCGATCGAGGTTCGCAAACCTCCCGGGACTGGCAGTACGGGTATGGTCGTCTGGACGAGGATTCGGGCCGGGTGGTGGATTTCCAGCCGCTACCGTTTTTCTCCGGAACCGCGTGGCAAGGAGGATCGTCGTGGCCGGACGGGAGCCTGGGATGGCTTCAGTTGACGGCCGAAGGGGGGCATCCGGGAAACGACCGATCGCACGCCGTCGTCCGGCGCTGGGTGGCACCGAAGGAGACCACGATTCGGATTCAATCGACCTTGATTCATGAGGTCGCCCGAGGCGACGGAATTCGAGGGTTCGTGAGTGCAAGCCATGCTGGTCTGATTGCCAAGGCCGAGGTGCATGATGACCAGGCGCACCTCAACGTGGAGGCGCTGCCGGTAAAGGCCGGTGACACGATTGACTTCGTGGTGGATTTGCGGGAGACCCTCAACAGCAATCAGTTTCTCTGGGCTCCCGTGCTGACCGACGTGAATTCTCAGGACGCGTTGACTTGGGACGCGAAGGTTGACTTTTCGGGGAACGGGATCGAACGACTCGGTCCCTGGGAACAACTGGCTCAGGTGTTGTTGATGGCGAATGAATTTACGTTTGTGGATTGA
- a CDS encoding DUF1501 domain-containing protein, which yields MNRPEHERPSMGRREFLSRSGLGLGALGALGVLADSGSLFAAPNDAEAGSLAPRVPHYPGKAKRVIHFFLNGGPSHVDTFDPKPSLATYAGKTLPETLLTERKTGAAFPSPFRFRRYGESGIEVSELFAETAKHIDDIAVIRSMYAQVPNHEPSLMLMNCGDSVQSRPSVGSWVLYGLGTENQNLPGFLALCPGGYPIKGVENWQAGFLPGGYQGTYIDSKHQTIDRLIENIEHPHVATEAQRRQLDLLGVLNEEHQQTFSDSRLDARIQSFELAFRMQMEAAEAFDLSSEPTNIRALYGDGVHGRQTLIARRLIERGVRYVQLWHGAGQPWDNHDQIEANHRRLAAEIDRPIAALLTDLKARGLLDETLVLWGGEFGRTPTVELTADGKSMQGRDHNHYGFSVWMAGGGIKGGTTFGSTDEFGFRAERDPVSVHDLHATMLHLLGFDHERLTYRYAGRDFRLTDVHGRVLQEIVA from the coding sequence ATGAATCGTCCGGAGCATGAACGACCCTCGATGGGGCGACGCGAGTTTCTTTCTCGATCGGGGCTGGGACTGGGAGCACTCGGCGCCTTGGGGGTGCTGGCGGATTCCGGCTCCCTGTTCGCGGCTCCGAACGACGCGGAGGCGGGAAGTCTGGCCCCCAGGGTGCCACATTACCCGGGCAAGGCGAAGCGGGTCATCCACTTCTTCCTCAATGGAGGACCTTCGCATGTGGATACCTTTGATCCGAAACCGAGCCTGGCAACGTATGCGGGGAAAACGCTTCCCGAAACCTTGCTGACGGAGCGGAAGACGGGCGCGGCGTTCCCCTCGCCATTTCGGTTTCGCCGATACGGAGAGAGCGGGATCGAGGTGAGCGAGCTGTTCGCCGAGACGGCGAAGCATATCGACGACATTGCCGTAATTCGATCGATGTATGCTCAGGTGCCGAACCATGAGCCGTCGCTGATGTTGATGAATTGCGGCGATTCGGTCCAATCCCGGCCGAGTGTCGGGTCATGGGTGCTTTATGGTCTGGGGACGGAAAACCAAAACCTGCCGGGATTCCTCGCGCTTTGCCCGGGAGGGTACCCGATCAAGGGGGTCGAAAACTGGCAGGCCGGATTCTTACCGGGCGGGTACCAGGGGACCTACATCGACTCGAAGCACCAGACCATTGATCGATTGATTGAAAACATTGAACACCCGCACGTTGCGACTGAGGCCCAGCGCCGGCAACTGGACTTGCTGGGAGTGCTGAACGAAGAACATCAGCAGACGTTCAGTGACAGTCGGCTCGATGCTCGGATCCAGTCGTTCGAGCTGGCGTTCCGCATGCAGATGGAGGCAGCCGAGGCGTTTGACCTTTCCAGCGAGCCGACGAACATTCGGGCCTTGTACGGAGACGGAGTACACGGCCGGCAAACACTGATCGCTCGTCGATTGATTGAGCGAGGTGTGCGCTATGTGCAGCTCTGGCACGGAGCGGGACAACCGTGGGATAACCATGATCAGATTGAGGCCAATCACCGCCGTCTCGCGGCCGAAATCGATCGACCAATCGCAGCGTTGCTGACCGATCTGAAAGCGCGGGGTCTTCTGGACGAGACCCTGGTGCTGTGGGGAGGAGAGTTCGGCCGGACCCCCACCGTGGAACTGACCGCGGATGGGAAATCGATGCAAGGGCGGGACCACAACCACTACGGGTTCAGTGTCTGGATGGCGGGTGGAGGGATCAAAGGAGGAACAACCTTTGGTTCGACCGACGAGTTTGGGTTTCGCGCCGAGCGCGATCCGGTGAGCGTGCATGACCTGCACGCCACGATGCTGCATCTGCTCGGGTTCGATCACGAGCGATTAACGTATCGGTACGCCGGTCGAGATTTCCGTCTGACGGACGTTCACGGCAGAGTACTTCAGGAGATCGTTGCCTGA